From one Culex quinquefasciatus strain JHB chromosome 3, VPISU_Cqui_1.0_pri_paternal, whole genome shotgun sequence genomic stretch:
- the LOC6041268 gene encoding putative phospholipase B-like lamina ancestor — protein sequence MLKVVGASWYRTRISTYILVGACMLAFGAFFIADMERPVYNGTYCATAYWARNSGFRVEFWGQRNDLEAVPQGAVRACYSDSLLESGWSQLELESQQEFPDKIQAFAAGMLEGALSWHNIYLHWSNTVHAECSRDDQSEEFCDWLRKIITTNVETVKKMADMKSEHDHYWYQIGLFYDQLDGLEFGFRKGVRRSRQDYEIPMEDFLLMNSAVDIRDLKAYYMNYLDGESGLQLEPNKGMMLLKILESGGGLVKILLGHTSDGSYASMLRMVKKYTLRYHFSEDSSVDRVVPSTNIVFTGYPATLASLDDFYMLSGARHRMVAAGIKIANDNLNLWTKIDLVRSVALAPRVMATNRLAHSGRVWAKYFARSPSTGAKQWLIVDMKRLNRGLNVTDESAEVEEILAASAAGGHVEPNEYEEHHTETRHMDDYVDVNFEEHASRTASVSRISDGGLFWVVDQLPGRLHAEDMTEAIIRDGYWLGTGVPIFKELADIGRVKTNTTDSTQHSIQDKILNNITDLEGLAKFIRHSAYRGDLDQQRPMAFGNIDMKLLVDGNENSTTFQAYSGPLYDPPLSDGQAAKRSVMSEGEGEEPVRTRRLKPFEWSGAAKLDVRHQGQPDVWDFGRQSPQWAWD from the exons ATGTTGAAAGTGGTCGGTGCATCGTGGTACAGAACGCGGATAAGTACGTACATCCTGGTGGGGGCGTGCATGCTTGCGTTCGGGGCGTTCTTCATCGCCGATATGGAAAG ACCCGTCTACAATGGCACGTACTGCGCCACCGCGTACTGGGCCCGTAACTCGGGCTTCCGCGTCGAGTTCTGGGGCCAGCGTAACGATCTGGAGGCGGTGCCGCAGGGTGCGGTGCGCGCCTGCTACAGCGACTCGCTTCTCGAGAGCGGGTGGTCGCAGCTGGAGCTGGAATCGCAGCAGGAGTTCCCGGACAAGATCCAGGCGTTCGCCGCCGGGATGCTGGAGGGGGCGCTCAGCTGGCACAACATCTACCTGCACTGGTCCAA tactGTTCACGCGGAATGTTCCCGGGACGATCAGTCGGAGGAGTTTTGCGATTGGTTGCGTAAGATCATAACGACGAACGTGGAGACGGTCAAGAAGATGGCGGACATGAAGAGTGAGCATGACCATTACTGGTATCAGATTGGGTTGTTCTACGATCAGTTGGATGGTTTGGAGTTTGGATTCCGGAAGGGAGTTCGACGATCCCGGCAGGACTACGAGATTCCGATGGAAGATTTTCTGTTGATGAACAGTGCGGTTGATATTCGGGACTTGAAGGCGTACTACATGAATTATCTGGACGGGGAAAGTGGCTTGCAGTTGGAACCGAACAAGGGAATGATGCTGTTGAAGATCCTGGAGTCTGGTGGAGGTCTGGTGAAGATCTTGCTTGGTCACACAAGTGACGGCAGCTACGCTTCGATGTTGCGCATGGTGAAGAAGTACACACTGAGGTATCACTTTTCCGAGGACTCCAGCGTTGACCGAGTGGTACCGAGTACCAACATCGTGTTCACGGGATATCCGGCTACCCTGGCATCACTGGATGACTTCTACATGCTCTCTGGCGCTCGGCATCGCATGGTCGCGGCCGGCATTAAGATCGCGAACGACAATCTGAATCTCTGGACCAAGATTGACCTGGTACGATCGGTGGCTTTGGCTCCCCGGGTTATGGCCACGAACCGATTGGCGCACAGTGGCCGCGTCTGGGCCAAGTATTTTGCGCGCAGCCCATCGACCGGTGCCAAACAGTGGTTGATCGTGGACATGAAGCGGCTCAACCGAGGTCTAAACGTCACCGACGAGTCCGCTGAAGTGGAAGAGATCCTGGCGGCGTCGGCTGCCGGAGGCCACGTGGAACCGAACGAGTACGAAGAACATCACACCGAGACGCGCCACATGGACGACTACGTGGACGTTAACTTTGAGGAACACGCCAGCCGAACGGCCTCGGTCAGTCGAATCAGCGACGGAGGTCTGTTTTGGGTTGTGGATCAGCTTCCCGGAAGGCTGCACGCTGAAGACATGACCGAAGCAATCATCCGCGACGGATACTGGCTGGGCACGGGAGTGCCAATCTTCAAG GAACTGGCGGACATTGGCCGGGTCAAGACGAACACCACCGACTCGACGCAACATTCCATCCAGGACAAGATCCTCAACAACATCACCGACCTCGAGGGCTTGGCCAAATTCATCCGGCACAGCGCGTACCGCGGTGACCTGGATCAGCAGCGCCCCATGGCGTTCGGCAACATCGACATGAAGCTGCTCGTCGATGGCAACGAGAACAGCACCACATTCCAGGCCTATTCGGGCCCGCTGTACGATCCGCCGCTAAGCGATGGCCAGGCGGCCAAGCGCAGTGTGATGTCGGAGGGGGAGGGCGAAGAACCGGTGCGCACCAGACGCCTCAAACCGTTCGAGTGGAGCGGAGCCGCGAAGCTGGACGTGCGCCACCAGGGCCAGCCGGACGTTTGGGACTTTGGACGACAGTCGCCGCAGTGGGCGTGGGACTGA